In Ectothiorhodospiraceae bacterium 2226, a single window of DNA contains:
- a CDS encoding ergothioneine biosynthesis protein EgtB — MSTPRAAGARAGAGPAAAPAELIHAYRDVRATTAALCAPLAVEDTVVQTMPDVSPPKWHLAHTSWFFENFLLAPYAASYQRFHPRYGYLFNSYYERVGRPFPRPQRGLLSRPTLDEVMAYRAHVDAGMTELLSAPPAEAAEEIARRVTLGLNHEQQHQELLYTDIKHILGMNPLRPPYRAERGETAGGPAAPLRWLDYPGGLQTVGATGAGFAFDNEGPAHRVYLAPYRLASRPVTCREYLAFMQDGGYREPAHWLAEGWNAVRSHGWEAPLYWEQRDGAWWHYTLGGMRPVDPEAPVCHVSYFEADAYARWADKRLPAEAEWEVAARAEPPRGNFAASARLHPRAASGQGHQFYGDVWEWTQSAYGAYPGYRPNANALGEYNGKFMCGQFVLRGGSCVTAAGHVRASYRNFFYPGDRWQFSGIRLADDA; from the coding sequence ATGTCGACTCCACGAGCCGCCGGCGCGCGTGCCGGTGCCGGGCCCGCCGCGGCGCCGGCGGAACTGATCCACGCCTACCGCGACGTGCGGGCCACCACGGCGGCCTTGTGCGCACCGCTCGCGGTGGAGGATACCGTCGTGCAGACCATGCCCGACGTCAGCCCCCCCAAGTGGCATCTGGCGCATACCAGCTGGTTCTTCGAAAACTTCCTGCTGGCGCCATACGCCGCATCCTACCAGAGATTCCACCCCCGCTACGGCTACCTCTTCAATTCGTATTACGAGCGCGTGGGACGGCCGTTTCCGCGCCCGCAGCGGGGCCTGCTCTCGCGCCCCACGCTGGACGAGGTGATGGCCTACCGCGCGCACGTGGACGCGGGCATGACCGAGCTCTTGAGCGCGCCACCCGCCGAGGCGGCGGAGGAGATCGCGCGGCGCGTCACGTTGGGGCTCAACCACGAGCAGCAGCACCAGGAACTGCTGTACACGGACATCAAGCACATCCTCGGCATGAACCCGTTGCGCCCGCCTTATCGCGCCGAGCGCGGTGAGACGGCAGGTGGCCCCGCCGCGCCGCTGCGCTGGTTGGATTACCCCGGCGGCCTGCAGACCGTGGGCGCGACCGGCGCGGGGTTCGCATTCGACAACGAGGGCCCGGCGCACCGGGTGTACCTTGCGCCCTACCGGCTGGCCTCGCGGCCGGTCACGTGTCGCGAGTACCTCGCGTTCATGCAGGACGGCGGCTACCGCGAGCCGGCCCATTGGCTGGCCGAGGGCTGGAATGCGGTGCGCAGCCACGGCTGGGAGGCGCCCCTGTACTGGGAGCAGCGCGACGGGGCATGGTGGCACTACACCTTGGGTGGCATGCGGCCGGTGGACCCCGAGGCGCCGGTGTGTCACGTGAGCTATTTCGAGGCCGATGCCTACGCGCGCTGGGCCGACAAACGCCTGCCCGCGGAGGCCGAATGGGAGGTTGCGGCGCGCGCCGAGCCGCCGCGCGGCAACTTCGCCGCCAGCGCGCGTTTGCACCCGCGGGCGGCGAGCGGCCAGGGCCACCAGTTCTACGGCGATGTGTGGGAATGGACGCAGAGCGCCTACGGCGCCTATCCCGGCTACCGCCCCAACGCCAACGCGCTCGGTGAGTACAACGGCAAGTTCATGTGCGGCCAGTTCGTGCTGCGCGGCGGCTCCTGCGTCACGGCCGCGGGCCACGTGCGTGCCAGTTACCGCAACTTCTTCTACCCGGGCGACCGCTGGCAGTTCAGCGGCATCCGGCTGGCGGACGACGCATGA
- the egtD gene encoding L-histidine N(alpha)-methyltransferase: protein MRAPRVHFYNHRPAPARLEQEVLAGLAARSKAIPPKFFYDARGSALFDAICEQPEYYPTRTEIAILRRHAGEMAGLMGPNALLIELGSGSSQKVRLLLEALQPAAYMPLDISEQHLLRAAHALAEDYPWLEVHAACVDYSSSLTLPPCPPGARRVAFFPGSSLGNFEPDQAQAFLKRVADAVRPDGGLLIGIDLKKDARVLDRAYNDAEGVTAAFNLNLLARINRELGADFDLDGFEHCAFYNAARGRVEMHLVSRRDQQVRMAGRTVRFAAGEHIHTENSYKYSVAEFQALARGAGFAPVQVWTDPQGLFSVHYLQTAAG from the coding sequence ATGAGAGCGCCCCGCGTCCACTTCTACAATCACCGGCCCGCGCCGGCGCGCCTGGAGCAGGAAGTGCTGGCGGGGCTCGCCGCGCGGTCCAAGGCAATCCCGCCCAAGTTCTTCTACGATGCGCGCGGATCGGCGCTGTTCGACGCCATTTGCGAGCAGCCCGAGTACTACCCCACACGCACCGAGATCGCCATCCTGCGGCGTCACGCCGGCGAGATGGCCGGACTCATGGGGCCTAACGCGCTGCTGATCGAGCTCGGCAGCGGCAGCAGCCAGAAGGTGCGTCTGCTGTTGGAGGCCCTGCAGCCGGCGGCCTACATGCCGCTGGACATCAGCGAGCAGCACCTGCTGCGGGCGGCCCATGCGCTGGCCGAGGACTACCCCTGGCTGGAGGTGCACGCCGCCTGCGTGGATTACTCGAGCAGCCTCACCCTGCCGCCCTGCCCGCCGGGCGCGCGGCGCGTGGCCTTCTTCCCCGGCTCCAGTCTGGGCAACTTCGAGCCCGATCAGGCGCAGGCCTTTCTGAAGCGGGTGGCGGACGCGGTGCGTCCCGACGGCGGGCTCTTGATCGGCATCGACCTTAAAAAGGACGCGCGCGTGCTCGACCGGGCCTACAACGACGCCGAGGGCGTCACCGCCGCCTTCAATCTGAACCTGCTCGCGCGCATCAACCGCGAGCTTGGCGCCGACTTCGACCTGGACGGCTTCGAGCACTGTGCCTTTTACAACGCCGCGCGGGGTCGGGTGGAGATGCATCTGGTGAGCCGGCGTGACCAGCAGGTGCGGATGGCGGGCCGCACGGTGCGGTTTGCCGCCGGCGAGCACATCCACACCGAGAACTCGTACAAATACAGCGTGGCCGAGTTCCAGGCACTGGCGCGCGGGGCGGGCTTTGCGCCGGTGCAGGTATGGACCGACCCGCAGGGCTTGTTCAGCGTGCACTACCTGCAGACCGCCGCGGGCTGA
- a CDS encoding arsenate reductase ArsC: protein MGFKRRARVLFLCTHNSARSQMAEAWARRLGADWVEAHSAGTAPGALHPLAVRVMQEAGIDLADHHPKPVSDERLAWADLVVTVCAEAERACPALPGHVQKKHWAVDDPAAVAGDAATRIAAFRAARDALRARVEGLLGGLRMLARSDGGAPPAR from the coding sequence ATGGGGTTCAAGCGCCGTGCACGCGTGCTGTTTCTGTGCACGCACAACAGCGCGCGCTCGCAAATGGCCGAGGCCTGGGCGAGGCGCCTGGGTGCCGATTGGGTGGAGGCACACTCCGCGGGCACCGCGCCCGGCGCACTGCACCCGCTCGCGGTGCGGGTGATGCAGGAGGCGGGCATCGACCTTGCCGACCATCACCCCAAACCCGTGTCCGACGAACGGCTCGCCTGGGCGGACTTGGTGGTGACGGTGTGCGCCGAGGCCGAGCGCGCCTGCCCGGCGCTGCCGGGACACGTTCAGAAGAAGCACTGGGCCGTCGACGATCCGGCCGCCGTGGCGGGCGACGCGGCGACCCGCATCGCCGCGTTCCGCGCGGCGCGGGATGCCCTGCGGGCGCGCGTCGAGGGCCTGCTCGGCGGTTTGCGCATGCTGGCACGCAGCGACGGGGGCGCCCCACCGGCGCGTTAG
- a CDS encoding class I SAM-dependent methyltransferase yields MSNKQHWEQTYTERTPDDLGWYTPHLAQSLAWIEALGLPPETPIIDIGGGASTLVDDLLAAGHQDLTVLDLSAQALAVAQARLGERADAVTWRIGDITDIALPAGHYALWHDRAALHFLTEPAQRARYAAQLRHALRADGEVIIGVFALEAPPQCANLPVHRYDIEALGALLGEGFALQRHIKQMHHTPRGKEQMYLYAHFRRSR; encoded by the coding sequence GTGAGCAATAAACAACATTGGGAGCAGACCTACACCGAGCGCACCCCGGACGATCTCGGCTGGTACACGCCGCACCTCGCGCAGTCGCTGGCGTGGATCGAGGCGCTGGGTCTTCCGCCCGAGACGCCCATCATCGACATCGGCGGCGGCGCGTCCACCTTGGTGGACGATCTGCTCGCGGCGGGCCACCAAGACCTCACGGTGCTCGACCTCTCCGCCCAGGCGCTGGCGGTGGCGCAGGCGCGCCTGGGCGAGCGCGCCGACGCGGTCACCTGGCGCATCGGCGACATCACCGACATTGCACTGCCGGCGGGGCACTACGCGCTGTGGCACGATCGCGCCGCGCTGCACTTTCTGACCGAGCCCGCGCAGCGCGCGCGCTACGCCGCGCAGCTGCGCCATGCGCTGCGCGCCGACGGCGAGGTGATCATCGGCGTGTTCGCGCTGGAGGCCCCGCCGCAGTGCGCAAACCTGCCCGTGCACCGCTACGACATCGAGGCGCTCGGCGCGCTGCTGGGCGAGGGCTTCGCGCTGCAGCGGCACATCAAGCAGATGCACCACACCCCGCGCGGCAAGGAGCAGATGTACCTGTACGCGCACTTTCGGCGCAGCCGCTGA
- the arsJ gene encoding organoarsenical effux MFS transporter ArsJ, with product MRAAPGMWRNYALVTAAYWGFTLTDGALRMLVLLYFYQLGYSPFTIALLFVLYEFFGVVTNLLGGWIASHTGLRATLFGGLALQVIALSLLALMNPDWAAGLAVAYVMLAQALSGIAKDLTKMSAKSAIKLVVPQGSESALFRWVAVLTGSKNALKGAGFFLGGALLAAFGFHTSLWLMAAGLALVLIASVLALPRAMGRAKVKVKFKHLLSKSAEINRLSAARFFLFGARDIWFVVALPLYLAATLGWAHPQVGAFLAAWVIGYGAVQSLAPAFVRRGQADGRLATRWAALLALATAAIPLALLAGAPPTLAVTLGLGLFGILFALNSALHSYLILSYSNADQVTVNVGFYYMANAAGRLVGTLLSGLVFQLGGLHAALWAAALFIAAATVLSLRLPAAAPPLAEARTPPR from the coding sequence ATGCGCGCCGCCCCCGGCATGTGGCGCAACTACGCGCTGGTGACCGCCGCCTACTGGGGCTTCACCCTCACCGACGGCGCGCTGCGCATGCTGGTGCTGCTGTACTTCTACCAGCTCGGCTACTCGCCGTTCACCATCGCGCTGTTGTTCGTGCTGTACGAGTTCTTCGGCGTGGTGACGAATCTCCTGGGCGGCTGGATCGCCTCGCACACCGGGCTGCGCGCCACGCTGTTCGGCGGGCTGGCACTGCAAGTGATCGCCCTCAGCCTGCTCGCGCTCATGAATCCCGACTGGGCGGCGGGGCTCGCGGTGGCCTACGTGATGCTCGCCCAGGCCCTGTCCGGCATCGCCAAGGACCTCACCAAGATGAGCGCCAAGAGCGCCATCAAGCTAGTGGTGCCGCAAGGGTCGGAGTCCGCGCTGTTCCGCTGGGTGGCGGTGCTCACCGGTTCCAAGAACGCGCTCAAGGGCGCCGGCTTTTTCCTCGGCGGCGCGCTGCTCGCCGCGTTCGGCTTCCACACCTCGCTGTGGCTGATGGCCGCCGGGCTCGCGCTGGTGCTCATCGCGAGCGTGCTCGCGCTGCCGCGCGCGATGGGGCGCGCCAAGGTGAAGGTGAAGTTCAAGCACCTGCTCTCCAAGAGCGCCGAGATCAACCGCCTGTCGGCCGCGCGCTTCTTCCTGTTCGGCGCGCGCGACATCTGGTTCGTGGTCGCGCTGCCGCTGTACCTCGCGGCGACGCTGGGCTGGGCGCACCCGCAGGTGGGCGCCTTCCTGGCCGCCTGGGTGATCGGCTACGGCGCCGTGCAATCGCTCGCGCCCGCCTTCGTGCGCCGCGGCCAGGCCGACGGGCGCCTCGCCACGCGCTGGGCCGCCCTGCTCGCGCTCGCCACCGCCGCCATCCCGCTCGCGCTGCTCGCGGGTGCCCCGCCCACGCTCGCCGTCACCCTCGGCCTCGGCCTGTTCGGCATCCTGTTCGCGCTGAACTCCGCGCTGCACTCGTATTTGATCCTGAGCTACAGCAACGCCGATCAGGTGACGGTGAACGTCGGCTTCTACTACATGGCCAACGCGGCGGGACGGTTGGTCGGCACGCTGCTGTCGGGCCTGGTGTTTCAGCTCGGCGGCCTGCACGCGGCGCTGTGGGCCGCGGCGCTGTTCATCGCCGCCGCGACCGTGCTGTCGCTGCGCCTTCCCGCGGCGGCTCCGCCGCTGGCGGAGGCGCGCACGCCGCCGCGATAA
- a CDS encoding metalloregulator ArsR/SmtB family transcription factor: MPAAEALTTPAPLDAELLLRTLADGTRLRTLALLLTEGELCVCELTHALEVSQPKMSRHLAVLREAALVQDRRAGRWMYYRLPEGLPAWARQVLEGARGGLAAQHAADRARLVRMSGQPSAACCG, from the coding sequence ATGCCTGCTGCTGAGGCCCTGACCACACCCGCGCCGCTGGACGCAGAGCTGCTGCTGCGCACGCTGGCCGACGGCACGCGGCTGCGCACGCTCGCCCTGCTCCTCACCGAGGGCGAGCTGTGCGTGTGCGAGCTGACCCACGCCCTGGAAGTCTCACAACCCAAGATGTCGCGCCACCTCGCCGTGCTGCGCGAGGCGGCCCTGGTGCAGGACCGGCGCGCGGGGCGTTGGATGTATTACCGTCTGCCGGAGGGCCTGCCCGCCTGGGCGCGCCAGGTCCTGGAAGGGGCGCGCGGCGGGCTGGCGGCGCAACACGCGGCGGACCGCGCGCGCCTCGTGCGCATGTCCGGCCAACCGTCCGCCGCCTGCTGCGGCTGA
- a CDS encoding VOC family protein, whose product MKRLHVHLAVADLEANIRFYSGLFGVAPTVRKDDYAKWMLDDPRVNFAISNRSDKRGLDHLGIQVEDESELGELKTRLERAEAPIEEQTGTACCYMRSDKYWTLDPQGVPWETFHSLEAIPTFNEAPAESQSACCAPQPAKKNACC is encoded by the coding sequence ATGAAACGCCTGCACGTACACCTCGCCGTGGCCGACCTGGAGGCCAACATCCGCTTCTACAGCGGCCTGTTCGGCGTCGCGCCCACGGTGCGCAAGGACGACTACGCCAAGTGGATGCTGGACGACCCGCGCGTGAACTTCGCCATCTCCAACCGCAGCGACAAGCGGGGGCTGGATCACCTCGGCATCCAGGTCGAGGACGAGAGCGAACTGGGCGAGCTGAAGACCCGCCTGGAGCGGGCCGAGGCGCCCATCGAGGAACAGACCGGCACCGCGTGCTGCTACATGCGCTCGGACAAGTACTGGACGCTGGACCCGCAGGGCGTGCCCTGGGAGACCTTCCACTCGCTGGAGGCAATCCCGACCTTCAACGAGGCGCCCGCCGAGTCCCAAAGCGCCTGCTGCGCCCCCCAGCCGGCGAAGAAGAATGCCTGCTGCTGA
- a CDS encoding glucose 1-dehydrogenase, with amino-acid sequence MFADPRRGVKPLSLWQRPNVHTEVNVAEPALKGRRALVTGANSGIGAEVARALARAGAQVVVNYRSRPDDAAAVVADIEQEGGRALALQADVSAPGQVAAMFEFMDRQLHGIDILVNNAGVQNPASVLDLELGDFERVLDVNLRGPFLCAQEAARRMVPQGAGVILNISSVHEHIPHARYAHYCASKGGLKMLMKTFALELASRGVRVNNIAPGAIATRMNRDWLHTPERQQQVAAKIPAGRVGEPEEIADAAVFLASDAARYITGTTLFVDGGMTLYQNFAAD; translated from the coding sequence ATGTTTGCCGACCCACGCCGCGGTGTCAAGCCGCTATCTTTGTGGCAGAGGCCAAACGTGCACACGGAGGTGAACGTGGCGGAGCCGGCATTGAAGGGGCGTCGCGCGCTGGTGACGGGCGCGAACTCGGGCATCGGCGCGGAGGTGGCGCGGGCATTGGCGCGGGCCGGCGCGCAGGTGGTGGTGAACTACCGCTCGCGGCCGGACGATGCCGCCGCGGTGGTGGCGGATATCGAGCAAGAGGGCGGCAGGGCGCTCGCGCTGCAGGCCGACGTGTCCGCGCCGGGCCAGGTCGCGGCCATGTTCGAGTTCATGGACCGCCAGCTGCACGGCATCGACATCCTCGTCAACAACGCGGGGGTGCAGAACCCGGCCTCGGTGCTGGACCTCGAGCTCGGCGACTTCGAGCGGGTGCTGGACGTGAACCTGCGCGGGCCGTTCCTGTGCGCGCAGGAGGCGGCGCGGCGCATGGTGCCGCAGGGCGCCGGTGTCATCCTGAACATCTCCTCGGTGCACGAGCACATCCCCCACGCGCGCTATGCGCACTACTGCGCCAGCAAGGGCGGGCTCAAGATGCTGATGAAGACCTTCGCGCTGGAGCTCGCGTCGCGCGGCGTGCGCGTCAACAACATCGCGCCCGGCGCGATCGCCACGCGCATGAACCGCGACTGGCTGCACACCCCCGAGCGTCAGCAACAGGTGGCCGCCAAGATCCCCGCCGGGCGCGTCGGCGAGCCCGAGGAGATCGCCGATGCCGCGGTGTTTCTCGCCTCGGACGCGGCCCGCTACATCACGGGCACCACGCTGTTCGTGGACGGCGGCATGACCCTCTACCAGAACTTCGCCGCCGACTGA